A DNA window from Drosophila pseudoobscura strain MV-25-SWS-2005 chromosome 2, UCI_Dpse_MV25, whole genome shotgun sequence contains the following coding sequences:
- the WASp gene encoding neural Wiskott-Aldrich syndrome protein isoform X5 → MSSIMRTSQDGQQAAALSRPKLNASSTMLNPEENEAVFKMLGRKCQTLNTAVVQIYKTEGNAHSHWKKKHTGVVCFVKDSAIRSYFLRAYCLIKSELIWEHEIYDGMQIVKSRPFLLTFEGSDGHVGLNFVSEKECDDFFRIVDATIETRNRKRQEKRSRQKSQQAPNAPVPPVQREPMRPPAMQPSGGMTATDGGGPVQLRNNKINSVTLTPAPTKNFLSSNFGLGSQGKDKKRKVTKADISQPTNFVHISHVGWDADKGFDLTGNEDDEMLNEIFVKAGVSEMELKDRDTRAFIYDFIQSNNVLATVKQESEKSPTEPAPVSATHMPPPVPSRHNHSQNGNQRTAPPPPARQPPPPVPTTVPGAMRAPPPPIRPPPIGSAPPPPPVSAPAVAFCISQPPPPPPPPPASAPPPPPPPMPAGEIPIITTTQAPTQAVKRSPAPVAAEAPPDSHNALMDAIRKGTVLKVSQKVDTAALSTGSGDSRSDLMTEIRTGIVLKPADKRDLGSQRISSDGGAGGTDALADALRRALAARGTAMHSDDDESESTDNDGEWD, encoded by the exons ATGAGCAGCATCATGAGGACGTCGCAGGAcggccagcaggcagcagcgcTGTCTCGACCCAAGCTCAATGCCAGCAGCACGATGCTCAATCCGGAGGAGAACGAGGCCGTCTTCAAGATGCTCGGGAGAAAGTGTCAG ACACTCAACACGGCCGTGGTGCAGATCTACAAGACCGAAGGCAATGCCCATTCGCACTGGAAGAAAAAGCACACGGGCGTGGTGTGCTTCGTGAAGGACAGCGCCATACGGTCGTACTTCCTGCGCGCCTACTGCCTGATCAAGAGCGAGCTCATCTGGGAGCACGAGATCTACGATGGCATGCAGATCGTCAAGTCGCGACCCTTTCTGCTTACCTTCGAGGGCAGC GACGGTCATGTGGGGTTGAACTTTGtctccgagaaggagtgcgaCGACTTCTTCCGCATCGTAGATGCCACCATCGAGACGCGCAATCGCAAGCGCCAGGAGAAGCGCAGTCGCCAGAAGAGCCAGCAGGCCCCGAACGCTCCAGTGCCGCCGGTGCAACGCGAGCCAATGCGTCCCCCGGCCATGCAGCCCAGCGGCGGCATGACGGCCACGGACGGCGGCGGGCCCGTCCAGCtgcgcaacaacaaaatcaattcggTCACACTGACGCCAGCGCCCACGAAGAACTTCCTTTCGAGCAACTTCGGCCTGGGCAGCCAGGGCAAGGACAAGAAGCGCAAGGTGACCAAGGCGGACATTAGCCAGCCGACGAACTTTGTGCACATCAGCCATGTGGGCTGGGATGCGGACAAAGGCTTCGATCTGACGGGCAACGAGGACGACGAGATGCTGAACGAGATCTTTGTGAAGGCGGGCGTCTCGGAGATGGAGCTGAAGGATCGGGATACTCGCGCCTTCATCTACGACTTCATACAGAGCAACAATGTGCTGGCCACGGTCAAGCAGGAGAGCGAAAAGTCCCCGACGGAACCAGCGCCAGTGAGCGCCACCCACATGCCGCCACCGGTGCCGAGCCGCCATAACCAT TCACAGAATGGTAACCAAAGAACCGCGCCTCCTCCGCCGGCCAGGCAGCCGCCGCCCCCGGTGCCCACAACGGTGCCGGGCGCCATGCGTGCACCTCCACCACCCATCCGACCACCACCCATCGGCAGTgccccaccgccgccacctGTCAGCGCACCCGCCGTTGCG TTTTGTATCTCGCAGCCGCCTCCACCACCCCCGCCACCACCGGCATCggcgccaccaccaccacccccgcCAATGCCTGCTGGAGAGATACCCATTATCACAACCACACAAGCACCTACCCAAGCAGTGAAACGATCCCCGGCCCCGGTAGCGGCGGAAGCGCCTCCGGACTCACACAACGCCCTGATGGACGCCATTCGCAAGGGAACAGTCTTGAAGGTGAGTCAA AAAGTGGATACGGCTGCTTTGAGCACCGGCAGCGGCGACTCGCGCAGCGATTTGATGACTGAGATACGGACTGGCATTGTACTGAAGCCGGCCGATAAACGGGATCTGGGCAGCCAACGCATCAGTAGCGATGGTGGCGCCGGCGGCACCGATGCCCTGGCCGATGCTTTGCGACGGGCACTGGCGGCGCGCGGCACTGCCATGCATTCGGACGACGATGAGAGCGAGTCTACGGACAACGACGGCGAGTGGGACTAG
- the WASp gene encoding neural Wiskott-Aldrich syndrome protein isoform X7 gives MSSIMRTSQDGQQAAALSRPKLNASSTMLNPEENEAVFKMLGRKCQTLNTAVVQIYKTEGNAHSHWKKKHTGVVCFVKDSAIRSYFLRAYCLIKSELIWEHEIYDGMQIVKSRPFLLTFEGSDGHVGLNFVSEKECDDFFRIVDATIETRNRKRQEKRSRQKSQQAPNAPVPPVQREPMRPPAMQPSGGMTATDGGGPVQLRNNKINSVTLTPAPTKNFLSSNFGLGSQGKDKKRKVTKADISQPTNFVHISHVGWDADKGFDLTGNEDDEMLNEIFVKAGVSEMELKDRDTRAFIYDFIQSNNVLATVKQESEKSPTEPAPVSATHMPPPVPSRHNHSQNGNQRTAPPPPARQPPPPVPTTVPGAMRAPPPPIRPPPIGSAPPPPPVSAPAVAPPPPPPPPPASAPPPPPPPMPAGEIPIITTTQAPTQAVKRSPAPVAAEAPPDSHNALMDAIRKGTVLKKVDTAALSTGSGDSRSDLMTEIRTGIVLKPADKRDLGSQRISSDGGAGGTDALADALRRALAARGTAMHSDDDESESTDNDGEWD, from the exons ATGAGCAGCATCATGAGGACGTCGCAGGAcggccagcaggcagcagcgcTGTCTCGACCCAAGCTCAATGCCAGCAGCACGATGCTCAATCCGGAGGAGAACGAGGCCGTCTTCAAGATGCTCGGGAGAAAGTGTCAG ACACTCAACACGGCCGTGGTGCAGATCTACAAGACCGAAGGCAATGCCCATTCGCACTGGAAGAAAAAGCACACGGGCGTGGTGTGCTTCGTGAAGGACAGCGCCATACGGTCGTACTTCCTGCGCGCCTACTGCCTGATCAAGAGCGAGCTCATCTGGGAGCACGAGATCTACGATGGCATGCAGATCGTCAAGTCGCGACCCTTTCTGCTTACCTTCGAGGGCAGC GACGGTCATGTGGGGTTGAACTTTGtctccgagaaggagtgcgaCGACTTCTTCCGCATCGTAGATGCCACCATCGAGACGCGCAATCGCAAGCGCCAGGAGAAGCGCAGTCGCCAGAAGAGCCAGCAGGCCCCGAACGCTCCAGTGCCGCCGGTGCAACGCGAGCCAATGCGTCCCCCGGCCATGCAGCCCAGCGGCGGCATGACGGCCACGGACGGCGGCGGGCCCGTCCAGCtgcgcaacaacaaaatcaattcggTCACACTGACGCCAGCGCCCACGAAGAACTTCCTTTCGAGCAACTTCGGCCTGGGCAGCCAGGGCAAGGACAAGAAGCGCAAGGTGACCAAGGCGGACATTAGCCAGCCGACGAACTTTGTGCACATCAGCCATGTGGGCTGGGATGCGGACAAAGGCTTCGATCTGACGGGCAACGAGGACGACGAGATGCTGAACGAGATCTTTGTGAAGGCGGGCGTCTCGGAGATGGAGCTGAAGGATCGGGATACTCGCGCCTTCATCTACGACTTCATACAGAGCAACAATGTGCTGGCCACGGTCAAGCAGGAGAGCGAAAAGTCCCCGACGGAACCAGCGCCAGTGAGCGCCACCCACATGCCGCCACCGGTGCCGAGCCGCCATAACCAT TCACAGAATGGTAACCAAAGAACCGCGCCTCCTCCGCCGGCCAGGCAGCCGCCGCCCCCGGTGCCCACAACGGTGCCGGGCGCCATGCGTGCACCTCCACCACCCATCCGACCACCACCCATCGGCAGTgccccaccgccgccacctGTCAGCGCACCCGCCGTTGCG CCGCCTCCACCACCCCCGCCACCACCGGCATCggcgccaccaccaccacccccgcCAATGCCTGCTGGAGAGATACCCATTATCACAACCACACAAGCACCTACCCAAGCAGTGAAACGATCCCCGGCCCCGGTAGCGGCGGAAGCGCCTCCGGACTCACACAACGCCCTGATGGACGCCATTCGCAAGGGAACAGTCTTGAAG AAAGTGGATACGGCTGCTTTGAGCACCGGCAGCGGCGACTCGCGCAGCGATTTGATGACTGAGATACGGACTGGCATTGTACTGAAGCCGGCCGATAAACGGGATCTGGGCAGCCAACGCATCAGTAGCGATGGTGGCGCCGGCGGCACCGATGCCCTGGCCGATGCTTTGCGACGGGCACTGGCGGCGCGCGGCACTGCCATGCATTCGGACGACGATGAGAGCGAGTCTACGGACAACGACGGCGAGTGGGACTAG
- the WASp gene encoding neural Wiskott-Aldrich syndrome protein isoform X6, whose translation MWKFWKAQGVCHSKRLLSDRSKGRRTLNTAVVQIYKTEGNAHSHWKKKHTGVVCFVKDSAIRSYFLRAYCLIKSELIWEHEIYDGMQIVKSRPFLLTFEGSDGHVGLNFVSEKECDDFFRIVDATIETRNRKRQEKRSRQKSQQAPNAPVPPVQREPMRPPAMQPSGGMTATDGGGPVQLRNNKINSVTLTPAPTKNFLSSNFGLGSQGKDKKRKVTKADISQPTNFVHISHVGWDADKGFDLTGNEDDEMLNEIFVKAGVSEMELKDRDTRAFIYDFIQSNNVLATVKQESEKSPTEPAPVSATHMPPPVPSRHNHSQNGNQRTAPPPPARQPPPPVPTTVPGAMRAPPPPIRPPPIGSAPPPPPVSAPAVAFCISQPPPPPPPPPASAPPPPPPPMPAGEIPIITTTQAPTQAVKRSPAPVAAEAPPDSHNALMDAIRKGTVLKVSQKVDTAALSTGSGDSRSDLMTEIRTGIVLKPADKRDLGSQRISSDGGAGGTDALADALRRALAARGTAMHSDDDESESTDNDGEWD comes from the exons ATGTGGAAATTCTGGAAAGCTCAAGGCGTTTGCCATTCCAAACGTTTGCTTTCTGATCGTTCCAAAGGAAGACGT ACACTCAACACGGCCGTGGTGCAGATCTACAAGACCGAAGGCAATGCCCATTCGCACTGGAAGAAAAAGCACACGGGCGTGGTGTGCTTCGTGAAGGACAGCGCCATACGGTCGTACTTCCTGCGCGCCTACTGCCTGATCAAGAGCGAGCTCATCTGGGAGCACGAGATCTACGATGGCATGCAGATCGTCAAGTCGCGACCCTTTCTGCTTACCTTCGAGGGCAGC GACGGTCATGTGGGGTTGAACTTTGtctccgagaaggagtgcgaCGACTTCTTCCGCATCGTAGATGCCACCATCGAGACGCGCAATCGCAAGCGCCAGGAGAAGCGCAGTCGCCAGAAGAGCCAGCAGGCCCCGAACGCTCCAGTGCCGCCGGTGCAACGCGAGCCAATGCGTCCCCCGGCCATGCAGCCCAGCGGCGGCATGACGGCCACGGACGGCGGCGGGCCCGTCCAGCtgcgcaacaacaaaatcaattcggTCACACTGACGCCAGCGCCCACGAAGAACTTCCTTTCGAGCAACTTCGGCCTGGGCAGCCAGGGCAAGGACAAGAAGCGCAAGGTGACCAAGGCGGACATTAGCCAGCCGACGAACTTTGTGCACATCAGCCATGTGGGCTGGGATGCGGACAAAGGCTTCGATCTGACGGGCAACGAGGACGACGAGATGCTGAACGAGATCTTTGTGAAGGCGGGCGTCTCGGAGATGGAGCTGAAGGATCGGGATACTCGCGCCTTCATCTACGACTTCATACAGAGCAACAATGTGCTGGCCACGGTCAAGCAGGAGAGCGAAAAGTCCCCGACGGAACCAGCGCCAGTGAGCGCCACCCACATGCCGCCACCGGTGCCGAGCCGCCATAACCAT TCACAGAATGGTAACCAAAGAACCGCGCCTCCTCCGCCGGCCAGGCAGCCGCCGCCCCCGGTGCCCACAACGGTGCCGGGCGCCATGCGTGCACCTCCACCACCCATCCGACCACCACCCATCGGCAGTgccccaccgccgccacctGTCAGCGCACCCGCCGTTGCG TTTTGTATCTCGCAGCCGCCTCCACCACCCCCGCCACCACCGGCATCggcgccaccaccaccacccccgcCAATGCCTGCTGGAGAGATACCCATTATCACAACCACACAAGCACCTACCCAAGCAGTGAAACGATCCCCGGCCCCGGTAGCGGCGGAAGCGCCTCCGGACTCACACAACGCCCTGATGGACGCCATTCGCAAGGGAACAGTCTTGAAGGTGAGTCAA AAAGTGGATACGGCTGCTTTGAGCACCGGCAGCGGCGACTCGCGCAGCGATTTGATGACTGAGATACGGACTGGCATTGTACTGAAGCCGGCCGATAAACGGGATCTGGGCAGCCAACGCATCAGTAGCGATGGTGGCGCCGGCGGCACCGATGCCCTGGCCGATGCTTTGCGACGGGCACTGGCGGCGCGCGGCACTGCCATGCATTCGGACGACGATGAGAGCGAGTCTACGGACAACGACGGCGAGTGGGACTAG
- the WASp gene encoding neural Wiskott-Aldrich syndrome protein isoform X1 has translation MRRKAKTLNTAVVQIYKTEGNAHSHWKKKHTGVVCFVKDSAIRSYFLRAYCLIKSELIWEHEIYDGMQIVKSRPFLLTFEGSDGHVGLNFVSEKECDDFFRIVDATIETRNRKRQEKRSRQKSQQAPNAPVPPVQREPMRPPAMQPSGGMTATDGGGPVQLRNNKINSVTLTPAPTKNFLSSNFGLGSQGKDKKRKVTKADISQPTNFVHISHVGWDADKGFDLTGNEDDEMLNEIFVKAGVSEMELKDRDTRAFIYDFIQSNNVLATVKQESEKSPTEPAPVSATHMPPPVPSRHNHSQNGNQRTAPPPPARQPPPPVPTTVPGAMRAPPPPIRPPPIGSAPPPPPVSAPAVAFCISQPPPPPPPPPASAPPPPPPPMPAGEIPIITTTQAPTQAVKRSPAPVAAEAPPDSHNALMDAIRKGTVLKVSQKVDTAALSTGSGDSRSDLMTEIRTGIVLKPADKRDLGSQRISSDGGAGGTDALADALRRALAARGTAMHSDDDESESTDNDGEWD, from the exons ATGAGGCGCAAAGCGAAG ACACTCAACACGGCCGTGGTGCAGATCTACAAGACCGAAGGCAATGCCCATTCGCACTGGAAGAAAAAGCACACGGGCGTGGTGTGCTTCGTGAAGGACAGCGCCATACGGTCGTACTTCCTGCGCGCCTACTGCCTGATCAAGAGCGAGCTCATCTGGGAGCACGAGATCTACGATGGCATGCAGATCGTCAAGTCGCGACCCTTTCTGCTTACCTTCGAGGGCAGC GACGGTCATGTGGGGTTGAACTTTGtctccgagaaggagtgcgaCGACTTCTTCCGCATCGTAGATGCCACCATCGAGACGCGCAATCGCAAGCGCCAGGAGAAGCGCAGTCGCCAGAAGAGCCAGCAGGCCCCGAACGCTCCAGTGCCGCCGGTGCAACGCGAGCCAATGCGTCCCCCGGCCATGCAGCCCAGCGGCGGCATGACGGCCACGGACGGCGGCGGGCCCGTCCAGCtgcgcaacaacaaaatcaattcggTCACACTGACGCCAGCGCCCACGAAGAACTTCCTTTCGAGCAACTTCGGCCTGGGCAGCCAGGGCAAGGACAAGAAGCGCAAGGTGACCAAGGCGGACATTAGCCAGCCGACGAACTTTGTGCACATCAGCCATGTGGGCTGGGATGCGGACAAAGGCTTCGATCTGACGGGCAACGAGGACGACGAGATGCTGAACGAGATCTTTGTGAAGGCGGGCGTCTCGGAGATGGAGCTGAAGGATCGGGATACTCGCGCCTTCATCTACGACTTCATACAGAGCAACAATGTGCTGGCCACGGTCAAGCAGGAGAGCGAAAAGTCCCCGACGGAACCAGCGCCAGTGAGCGCCACCCACATGCCGCCACCGGTGCCGAGCCGCCATAACCAT TCACAGAATGGTAACCAAAGAACCGCGCCTCCTCCGCCGGCCAGGCAGCCGCCGCCCCCGGTGCCCACAACGGTGCCGGGCGCCATGCGTGCACCTCCACCACCCATCCGACCACCACCCATCGGCAGTgccccaccgccgccacctGTCAGCGCACCCGCCGTTGCG TTTTGTATCTCGCAGCCGCCTCCACCACCCCCGCCACCACCGGCATCggcgccaccaccaccacccccgcCAATGCCTGCTGGAGAGATACCCATTATCACAACCACACAAGCACCTACCCAAGCAGTGAAACGATCCCCGGCCCCGGTAGCGGCGGAAGCGCCTCCGGACTCACACAACGCCCTGATGGACGCCATTCGCAAGGGAACAGTCTTGAAGGTGAGTCAA AAAGTGGATACGGCTGCTTTGAGCACCGGCAGCGGCGACTCGCGCAGCGATTTGATGACTGAGATACGGACTGGCATTGTACTGAAGCCGGCCGATAAACGGGATCTGGGCAGCCAACGCATCAGTAGCGATGGTGGCGCCGGCGGCACCGATGCCCTGGCCGATGCTTTGCGACGGGCACTGGCGGCGCGCGGCACTGCCATGCATTCGGACGACGATGAGAGCGAGTCTACGGACAACGACGGCGAGTGGGACTAG
- the WASp gene encoding neural Wiskott-Aldrich syndrome protein isoform X4, which yields MRRKAKTLNTAVVQIYKTEGNAHSHWKKKHTGVVCFVKDSAIRSYFLRAYCLIKSELIWEHEIYDGMQIVKSRPFLLTFEGSDGHVGLNFVSEKECDDFFRIVDATIETRNRKRQEKRSRQKSQQAPNAPVPPVQREPMRPPAMQPSGGMTATDGGGPVQLRNNKINSVTLTPAPTKNFLSSNFGLGSQGKDKKRKVTKADISQPTNFVHISHVGWDADKGFDLTGNEDDEMLNEIFVKAGVSEMELKDRDTRAFIYDFIQSNNVLATVKQESEKSPTEPAPVSATHMPPPVPSRHNHSQNGNQRTAPPPPARQPPPPVPTTVPGAMRAPPPPIRPPPIGSAPPPPPVSAPAVAPPPPPPPPPASAPPPPPPPMPAGEIPIITTTQAPTQAVKRSPAPVAAEAPPDSHNALMDAIRKGTVLKKVDTAALSTGSGDSRSDLMTEIRTGIVLKPADKRDLGSQRISSDGGAGGTDALADALRRALAARGTAMHSDDDESESTDNDGEWD from the exons ATGAGGCGCAAAGCGAAG ACACTCAACACGGCCGTGGTGCAGATCTACAAGACCGAAGGCAATGCCCATTCGCACTGGAAGAAAAAGCACACGGGCGTGGTGTGCTTCGTGAAGGACAGCGCCATACGGTCGTACTTCCTGCGCGCCTACTGCCTGATCAAGAGCGAGCTCATCTGGGAGCACGAGATCTACGATGGCATGCAGATCGTCAAGTCGCGACCCTTTCTGCTTACCTTCGAGGGCAGC GACGGTCATGTGGGGTTGAACTTTGtctccgagaaggagtgcgaCGACTTCTTCCGCATCGTAGATGCCACCATCGAGACGCGCAATCGCAAGCGCCAGGAGAAGCGCAGTCGCCAGAAGAGCCAGCAGGCCCCGAACGCTCCAGTGCCGCCGGTGCAACGCGAGCCAATGCGTCCCCCGGCCATGCAGCCCAGCGGCGGCATGACGGCCACGGACGGCGGCGGGCCCGTCCAGCtgcgcaacaacaaaatcaattcggTCACACTGACGCCAGCGCCCACGAAGAACTTCCTTTCGAGCAACTTCGGCCTGGGCAGCCAGGGCAAGGACAAGAAGCGCAAGGTGACCAAGGCGGACATTAGCCAGCCGACGAACTTTGTGCACATCAGCCATGTGGGCTGGGATGCGGACAAAGGCTTCGATCTGACGGGCAACGAGGACGACGAGATGCTGAACGAGATCTTTGTGAAGGCGGGCGTCTCGGAGATGGAGCTGAAGGATCGGGATACTCGCGCCTTCATCTACGACTTCATACAGAGCAACAATGTGCTGGCCACGGTCAAGCAGGAGAGCGAAAAGTCCCCGACGGAACCAGCGCCAGTGAGCGCCACCCACATGCCGCCACCGGTGCCGAGCCGCCATAACCAT TCACAGAATGGTAACCAAAGAACCGCGCCTCCTCCGCCGGCCAGGCAGCCGCCGCCCCCGGTGCCCACAACGGTGCCGGGCGCCATGCGTGCACCTCCACCACCCATCCGACCACCACCCATCGGCAGTgccccaccgccgccacctGTCAGCGCACCCGCCGTTGCG CCGCCTCCACCACCCCCGCCACCACCGGCATCggcgccaccaccaccacccccgcCAATGCCTGCTGGAGAGATACCCATTATCACAACCACACAAGCACCTACCCAAGCAGTGAAACGATCCCCGGCCCCGGTAGCGGCGGAAGCGCCTCCGGACTCACACAACGCCCTGATGGACGCCATTCGCAAGGGAACAGTCTTGAAG AAAGTGGATACGGCTGCTTTGAGCACCGGCAGCGGCGACTCGCGCAGCGATTTGATGACTGAGATACGGACTGGCATTGTACTGAAGCCGGCCGATAAACGGGATCTGGGCAGCCAACGCATCAGTAGCGATGGTGGCGCCGGCGGCACCGATGCCCTGGCCGATGCTTTGCGACGGGCACTGGCGGCGCGCGGCACTGCCATGCATTCGGACGACGATGAGAGCGAGTCTACGGACAACGACGGCGAGTGGGACTAG
- the WASp gene encoding neural Wiskott-Aldrich syndrome protein isoform X3 encodes MRRKAKTLNTAVVQIYKTEGNAHSHWKKKHTGVVCFVKDSAIRSYFLRAYCLIKSELIWEHEIYDGMQIVKSRPFLLTFEGSDGHVGLNFVSEKECDDFFRIVDATIETRNRKRQEKRSRQKSQQAPNAPVPPVQREPMRPPAMQPSGGMTATDGGGPVQLRNNKINSVTLTPAPTKNFLSSNFGLGSQGKDKKRKVTKADISQPTNFVHISHVGWDADKGFDLTGNEDDEMLNEIFVKAGVSEMELKDRDTRAFIYDFIQSNNVLATVKQESEKSPTEPAPVSATHMPPPVPSRHNHSQNGNQRTAPPPPARQPPPPVPTTVPGAMRAPPPPIRPPPIGSAPPPPPVSAPAVAPPPPPPPPPASAPPPPPPPMPAGEIPIITTTQAPTQAVKRSPAPVAAEAPPDSHNALMDAIRKGTVLKVSQKVDTAALSTGSGDSRSDLMTEIRTGIVLKPADKRDLGSQRISSDGGAGGTDALADALRRALAARGTAMHSDDDESESTDNDGEWD; translated from the exons ATGAGGCGCAAAGCGAAG ACACTCAACACGGCCGTGGTGCAGATCTACAAGACCGAAGGCAATGCCCATTCGCACTGGAAGAAAAAGCACACGGGCGTGGTGTGCTTCGTGAAGGACAGCGCCATACGGTCGTACTTCCTGCGCGCCTACTGCCTGATCAAGAGCGAGCTCATCTGGGAGCACGAGATCTACGATGGCATGCAGATCGTCAAGTCGCGACCCTTTCTGCTTACCTTCGAGGGCAGC GACGGTCATGTGGGGTTGAACTTTGtctccgagaaggagtgcgaCGACTTCTTCCGCATCGTAGATGCCACCATCGAGACGCGCAATCGCAAGCGCCAGGAGAAGCGCAGTCGCCAGAAGAGCCAGCAGGCCCCGAACGCTCCAGTGCCGCCGGTGCAACGCGAGCCAATGCGTCCCCCGGCCATGCAGCCCAGCGGCGGCATGACGGCCACGGACGGCGGCGGGCCCGTCCAGCtgcgcaacaacaaaatcaattcggTCACACTGACGCCAGCGCCCACGAAGAACTTCCTTTCGAGCAACTTCGGCCTGGGCAGCCAGGGCAAGGACAAGAAGCGCAAGGTGACCAAGGCGGACATTAGCCAGCCGACGAACTTTGTGCACATCAGCCATGTGGGCTGGGATGCGGACAAAGGCTTCGATCTGACGGGCAACGAGGACGACGAGATGCTGAACGAGATCTTTGTGAAGGCGGGCGTCTCGGAGATGGAGCTGAAGGATCGGGATACTCGCGCCTTCATCTACGACTTCATACAGAGCAACAATGTGCTGGCCACGGTCAAGCAGGAGAGCGAAAAGTCCCCGACGGAACCAGCGCCAGTGAGCGCCACCCACATGCCGCCACCGGTGCCGAGCCGCCATAACCAT TCACAGAATGGTAACCAAAGAACCGCGCCTCCTCCGCCGGCCAGGCAGCCGCCGCCCCCGGTGCCCACAACGGTGCCGGGCGCCATGCGTGCACCTCCACCACCCATCCGACCACCACCCATCGGCAGTgccccaccgccgccacctGTCAGCGCACCCGCCGTTGCG CCGCCTCCACCACCCCCGCCACCACCGGCATCggcgccaccaccaccacccccgcCAATGCCTGCTGGAGAGATACCCATTATCACAACCACACAAGCACCTACCCAAGCAGTGAAACGATCCCCGGCCCCGGTAGCGGCGGAAGCGCCTCCGGACTCACACAACGCCCTGATGGACGCCATTCGCAAGGGAACAGTCTTGAAGGTGAGTCAA AAAGTGGATACGGCTGCTTTGAGCACCGGCAGCGGCGACTCGCGCAGCGATTTGATGACTGAGATACGGACTGGCATTGTACTGAAGCCGGCCGATAAACGGGATCTGGGCAGCCAACGCATCAGTAGCGATGGTGGCGCCGGCGGCACCGATGCCCTGGCCGATGCTTTGCGACGGGCACTGGCGGCGCGCGGCACTGCCATGCATTCGGACGACGATGAGAGCGAGTCTACGGACAACGACGGCGAGTGGGACTAG